A window of the Streptomyces formicae genome harbors these coding sequences:
- a CDS encoding ATP-dependent helicase, giving the protein MSSSSSTGCTPHRRVRQGVPPRPQGRREGTPGAYRLVRTAPGPVDPPLLDASQRAVVDHERGPLLVLAGPGTGKTTTLVEAVAARIAQGADPERLLVLTFSRKAAVELRDRMALRLGGARAPQATTFHSYCYALVRAHQEADLFAEPLRLLSGPEQDVAVRDLLAGQLDLEREGRAGACWPSELRACLTTRGFADEVRAVLARSRELGLGPDALAAFARRTGRPDWHAAAAFLAEYLDVLDLQGVLDYAELVHRAALLAERAGAGDRLAARYDAVFVDEYQDTDPAQVRLLRALAGGGRTLVAFGDPDQSIYAFRGADVNGILDFPGAFPRADGRPAPVAVLTASRRSGAALLAATRLLTQRMPLTRLPAEKVRAHRELKAVRAGGRVEVYTYPTASTELDNIADLLRRAHLEDGVPWNDMGVLVRAGNRSLPTLRRALTAAGVPVETDGDDVPLRHEPAVTPLLAALRAAAIPLTPGGTAPTAPAARIAEDTGTPSAPGEAAPGDQEDSGTHDHPDDIDRPDHPDDPDRPDHLAPETALALLTSPLGGMDTADLRRLGRALRDEERAAGNRIPPPSDTLIARALAEPERLTAHDPAYARRAQHLGVLLRKARELLDGGGTAEEALWELWSGTSWPQRLQRASLRGGAAGRNADRDLDAVCALFETAARAEERTGGRGALNFLEELEAQDIAADTLTRRSARPAAVRLMTAHRSKGLEWGLVVVAGVQEGLWPDLRRRGSLLEADRIGRDGLAEPLTPGALLAEERRLFYVAATRARDRLVVTAVKAPADDGDQPSRFLTELGAEPRDVTGRPRRPLAVAPLVAELRATTVDPNVSEELRDAAARRLARLAALTDDEGQPLVPAAHPYRWWGLNEPTHNAVPLRDRDLPLALSPSSLEKLANTCALQWFLGREVKADAPATAAQGFGNVVHVLADEVAAGRTPADLAVLMERLDSVWDALAFDAPWKSQQEKENARVALERFLRWHVMDRGGRTPAATEHEFDVTLDAGPYEVRIRGSMDRVERDEHGRAYVVDFKTGKASVSRDEVAHHPQLAVYQLAVREGAVDDVFDGSRPEPGGAELVQLRQAAPQKEGGDALPKIQAQEALAGDWVGDLLATAAGRVLDERFTPTTGAHCGQCAFRASCSAQPEGRHVVD; this is encoded by the coding sequence GTGAGTTCCTCCTCTTCCACCGGGTGTACACCGCACCGTCGGGTACGGCAGGGGGTCCCCCCGCGCCCGCAGGGGCGCCGGGAGGGGACCCCGGGCGCGTACCGGCTGGTGCGTACCGCGCCGGGCCCGGTGGATCCCCCTCTCCTGGACGCGTCCCAGCGCGCGGTGGTTGACCATGAACGAGGACCGCTGCTCGTGCTCGCCGGGCCGGGCACCGGGAAGACGACGACGCTGGTCGAGGCGGTGGCGGCGCGGATCGCGCAGGGCGCGGATCCGGAGCGGCTGCTGGTCCTGACGTTCAGCCGCAAGGCGGCGGTCGAGCTGCGCGACCGGATGGCGCTGCGGCTGGGAGGCGCGCGAGCGCCGCAGGCGACCACCTTCCACTCGTACTGCTACGCGCTGGTCCGCGCGCACCAGGAAGCGGATCTCTTCGCCGAACCGCTGCGGCTGCTGTCGGGACCCGAGCAGGACGTGGCGGTCCGCGACCTGCTGGCCGGCCAGCTCGACCTGGAGCGCGAGGGGCGCGCGGGGGCGTGCTGGCCCAGCGAGCTCCGGGCCTGTCTCACCACGCGCGGGTTCGCGGACGAGGTACGGGCCGTCCTCGCCCGGAGCCGTGAGCTGGGCCTCGGCCCGGACGCCCTGGCGGCCTTCGCGCGGCGTACGGGGCGGCCGGACTGGCACGCGGCCGCGGCGTTCCTCGCGGAGTACTTGGACGTCCTGGACCTCCAGGGCGTCCTCGACTACGCGGAACTGGTCCACCGGGCGGCGCTGCTCGCGGAGCGGGCGGGGGCCGGCGACCGGCTCGCCGCGCGGTACGACGCGGTCTTCGTCGACGAGTACCAGGACACCGACCCGGCCCAGGTGCGGCTGCTGCGGGCGCTCGCCGGAGGCGGCCGGACGCTCGTCGCCTTCGGCGACCCCGACCAGTCGATCTATGCCTTCCGGGGCGCGGATGTGAACGGCATCCTCGACTTCCCCGGCGCCTTCCCGCGCGCCGACGGCCGCCCGGCCCCGGTCGCCGTCCTGACGGCGTCGCGCCGCTCGGGGGCCGCGCTGCTCGCGGCGACCCGGCTGCTCACCCAGCGCATGCCGCTCACCAGGCTGCCCGCGGAGAAGGTCCGCGCCCACCGTGAGCTGAAGGCGGTCCGCGCGGGCGGTCGCGTCGAGGTCTACACGTACCCGACGGCCTCCACCGAACTCGACAACATCGCGGACCTCCTCCGCCGCGCCCACCTGGAGGACGGTGTCCCCTGGAATGACATGGGCGTTCTCGTCCGCGCAGGCAACCGCAGCCTCCCCACGCTCCGCCGCGCTCTCACCGCCGCCGGTGTCCCCGTCGAAACGGACGGCGACGATGTCCCCCTGCGCCACGAACCCGCGGTCACCCCCCTGCTGGCCGCCCTCAGAGCGGCCGCCATTCCACTGACGCCGGGGGGCACCGCCCCGACGGCGCCCGCCGCACGGATCGCCGAGGACACCGGGACGCCTTCGGCACCGGGCGAGGCCGCACCGGGCGACCAGGAGGACTCCGGCACCCACGACCACCCCGACGACATTGACCGGCCTGACCACCCCGACGACCCCGACCGGCCCGACCACCTCGCCCCCGAGACCGCCCTGGCCCTCCTCACCTCACCCCTCGGAGGTATGGACACCGCCGACCTGCGCCGCCTCGGCCGGGCGCTCCGGGACGAGGAGCGGGCCGCCGGGAACAGGATCCCGCCGCCCTCGGACACCCTCATCGCCCGCGCCCTCGCCGAACCCGAGCGGCTCACGGCGCACGACCCCGCGTACGCCCGCCGCGCCCAGCACCTCGGCGTGCTGCTGCGCAAGGCGCGTGAACTCCTCGACGGCGGGGGCACCGCCGAAGAGGCCCTCTGGGAGCTCTGGAGCGGAACGTCCTGGCCACAGCGCCTCCAGCGCGCCTCCCTCCGCGGCGGCGCCGCGGGCCGCAACGCCGACCGTGACCTCGACGCCGTCTGCGCCCTGTTCGAGACCGCCGCCCGCGCCGAGGAACGCACCGGCGGCCGCGGCGCCCTCAACTTCCTGGAGGAGCTCGAGGCCCAGGACATCGCCGCCGACACCCTCACCCGCCGCAGCGCCCGCCCCGCTGCCGTACGCCTCATGACCGCCCACCGCTCCAAGGGCCTCGAATGGGGCCTCGTGGTCGTCGCCGGCGTACAGGAAGGGCTCTGGCCGGACCTGCGCCGCCGCGGCTCCCTCCTGGAAGCGGACCGCATCGGCCGCGACGGCCTCGCCGAACCGCTCACCCCCGGCGCCCTCCTCGCCGAGGAGCGCCGGCTGTTCTACGTCGCCGCCACCCGCGCCCGCGACCGCCTCGTCGTCACCGCCGTCAAGGCACCGGCCGACGACGGCGACCAGCCCTCCCGCTTCCTCACCGAACTCGGCGCCGAGCCCCGGGACGTCACCGGCCGCCCCCGGCGCCCCCTCGCCGTCGCCCCCCTCGTCGCCGAACTCCGCGCCACCACCGTCGACCCGAACGTGTCCGAAGAGCTGCGCGACGCCGCCGCCCGGCGCCTCGCCCGCCTCGCCGCGCTCACCGACGACGAGGGCCAGCCCCTCGTCCCCGCCGCGCACCCGTACCGCTGGTGGGGGCTGAACGAACCGACCCACAACGCGGTGCCCCTCCGCGACCGCGACCTGCCCCTGGCGCTCTCCCCGAGCTCCCTGGAGAAGCTCGCCAACACCTGCGCGCTCCAGTGGTTCCTGGGGCGCGAGGTCAAGGCCGACGCCCCCGCCACCGCCGCCCAGGGCTTCGGCAACGTCGTCCACGTACTCGCCGACGAGGTCGCGGCAGGCCGCACACCAGCCGATCTCGCCGTCCTGATGGAGCGTCTCGACTCCGTCTGGGACGCGCTCGCGTTCGACGCCCCCTGGAAATCCCAGCAGGAGAAGGAGAACGCGCGCGTCGCCCTGGAACGCTTCCTGCGGTGGCACGTCATGGACCGCGGCGGCCGCACGCCCGCGGCCACCGAGCACGAGTTCGACGTGACCCTCGATGCAGGTCCGTACGAAGTACGGATCCGCGGTTCCATGGACCGCGTCGAGCGGGACGAGCACGGCCGCGCGTACGTCGTCGACTTCAAGACCGGCAAGGCATCCGTGAGCCGGGACGAGGTCGCCCACCACCCCCAGCTGGCCGTCTACCAGCTCGCCGTACGCGAAGGGGCGGTCGACGACGTGTTCGACGGCAGCCGCCCCGAACCCGGCGGCGCCGAACTCGTACAACTGCGCCAGGCCGCCCCCCAGAAGGAGGGCGGCGACGCCCTGCCGAAGATCCAGGCCCAGGAAGCCCTCGCCGGCGACTGGGTCGGCGACCTGCTCGCCACGGCCGCCGGCCGCGTGCTCGACGAGCGCTTCACCCCCACCACGGGCGCGCACTGCGGTCAGTGCGCCTTCCGCGCCTCGTGCAGTGCACAGCCCGAGGGCAGGCACGTCGTCGACTGA
- a CDS encoding ATP-dependent DNA helicase, giving the protein MSAHITDPEQLKELLGIPFTPEQTACITAPPAPQVIVAGAGSGKTTVMAARVVWLVGTGQVAPEQVLGLTFTNKAAGELAERVRTALVRAGVTDPDTIDPDNPPGEPRISTYHAFAGQLLTDHGLRIGLEPTSRLLADATRFQLAARVLREAPGPYPALTKSFPSLVSDLLALDAELAEHLVAPERLAAHDSGLLHALKSATLTNAELRKVPEAAAARSELLDLVVRYRAAKRARDLLDFGDQIALSAELALTRPEAGRILRDEFRVVLLDEYQDTSVAQRLLLSGLFGGGTGHAVTAVGDPCQAIYGWRGASVANLDDFPEHFPYRDGRPATRFSLSENRRSGGRLLDLANGLAEPLRAMHEGVEALRPAPGAERDGSVRIALLPTHAEEIEWLADSIAHLVRTGREPGEIAVLCRTAADFAGIQGALVARGIPVEVVGLSGLLHLPEVADLVAVCDVLQDPGANASLVRLLTGPRWRIGPRDLALLGRRARLLVHRPRDDDDGSDPDERLAAAVEGTDPAEVVSLADALDTFLEPAGPDDGLPFSAEARVRFARLAQELRDLRRSLADPLMDVLHRVLATTGLEVELSASPHALAARRRETLGNFLDIAASFASLDGEATLLAFLGFLRTAEQYEKGLDNALPGGENTVKVLTAHKSKGLEWDVVAVPGLVAGQFPSTRSRESWTAQAKVLPHALRGDAETLPDIAGWDARSMKAFKEEMKDHQHTEELRLGYVTFTRPRSLLLGSAHWWGPSQKRCRGPSAFLQALYDHCAAGFGEIESWAEEPEEDAENPALREAAAEHAWPLPLDPTAMSRRRAAADLVLAHLNADPGAGPQTGPEAVPDGGEPWPEEDQDQDQVHETAPAQDMDEPWPEEPWPDEPSPDEPSPDEPWADEPWPEDPDAFGISDAEPDGSHAPGGSHAPGGSHEPDELADRGSTLLLPAQRRPSRLTPEDARTIASWDRDLEALTGELRRARAAVRDVAVPPALSASQLLWLAADPDGFAQELARPMPRPPQRAARRGTRFHAWVESRFEELPLPMLGPDELPGRDPDDPDEAEIADERDLAALKEAFERTPYARRAPFRVEVPVQLTLAGRIVRGRIDAVYRDEATGLFEIVDWKTSRGRDADPLQLAVYRLAWAEQYGIPPESVAAAFLYVRTGEIVRPDGLPDRAGLERILLDDPGTEDPSGGDRSGRDPSGGDRSAEDPADRAPAEPAPGSG; this is encoded by the coding sequence GTGTCCGCACACATCACCGACCCCGAGCAGCTCAAGGAGCTCCTCGGCATTCCGTTCACCCCGGAGCAGACGGCCTGCATCACGGCGCCGCCCGCCCCGCAGGTCATCGTGGCCGGGGCAGGTTCGGGGAAGACGACGGTGATGGCCGCGCGCGTGGTGTGGCTCGTGGGCACGGGCCAGGTCGCCCCCGAGCAGGTCCTCGGACTGACCTTCACCAACAAGGCGGCCGGCGAGCTCGCCGAGCGCGTCCGCACCGCGCTCGTACGGGCCGGGGTCACCGACCCGGACACGATCGACCCGGACAACCCCCCGGGCGAGCCGCGCATCTCCACGTACCACGCCTTCGCCGGACAGCTCCTCACCGACCACGGGCTGCGCATCGGCCTGGAGCCCACCTCGCGGCTGCTCGCCGACGCCACCCGCTTCCAGCTCGCCGCCCGGGTGCTGCGCGAGGCCCCGGGGCCGTACCCGGCGCTGACGAAGTCCTTCCCCTCCCTGGTCAGCGATCTGCTCGCGCTCGACGCCGAGCTGGCCGAGCACCTCGTGGCCCCCGAGCGGCTCGCCGCCCACGACTCCGGGCTGCTGCACGCCCTGAAGTCGGCCACGCTCACCAACGCCGAGCTGCGCAAGGTCCCCGAGGCCGCCGCGGCCCGCAGCGAGCTGCTCGACCTCGTCGTCCGCTACCGGGCCGCCAAGCGCGCCCGCGACCTCCTCGACTTCGGCGACCAGATCGCCCTCTCCGCCGAGCTCGCCCTCACCCGCCCCGAGGCGGGCCGCATCCTGCGCGACGAATTCCGTGTCGTCCTGCTCGACGAGTACCAGGACACGTCCGTGGCGCAGCGGCTGCTGCTCTCCGGCCTCTTCGGCGGGGGCACCGGCCACGCCGTCACGGCGGTCGGCGACCCCTGCCAGGCGATCTACGGCTGGCGCGGCGCGTCCGTCGCCAACCTCGACGACTTCCCGGAGCACTTCCCGTACCGGGACGGCAGACCCGCCACCCGCTTCTCGCTCAGCGAGAACCGCCGCAGCGGCGGCCGCCTCCTCGACCTCGCCAACGGCCTCGCCGAGCCGCTGCGCGCGATGCACGAGGGCGTCGAGGCGCTGCGGCCCGCACCGGGCGCCGAGCGCGACGGCTCCGTACGGATCGCGCTGCTGCCCACCCATGCCGAGGAGATCGAGTGGCTCGCCGACTCGATCGCCCATCTCGTCCGCACCGGCAGGGAACCGGGCGAGATCGCCGTCCTGTGCCGTACGGCGGCGGACTTCGCCGGGATCCAGGGCGCCCTCGTCGCCCGCGGCATCCCCGTCGAGGTCGTCGGCCTCTCCGGACTGCTCCATCTTCCGGAGGTCGCCGACCTGGTCGCCGTCTGCGACGTCCTCCAGGACCCGGGGGCCAACGCCTCGCTCGTACGGCTCCTCACGGGCCCCCGCTGGCGCATCGGCCCGCGCGACCTCGCCCTGCTCGGGCGCCGCGCCCGGCTCCTCGTCCACCGGCCGCGCGATGACGACGACGGCTCGGATCCCGACGAGCGCCTCGCCGCGGCCGTCGAGGGCACCGACCCCGCCGAGGTGGTCTCCCTCGCCGACGCGCTCGACACCTTCCTGGAGCCGGCCGGACCGGACGACGGCCTGCCGTTCTCCGCCGAGGCCCGTGTCCGTTTCGCCCGCCTCGCCCAGGAGTTGCGCGACCTGCGCCGGTCCCTCGCCGACCCGCTGATGGACGTGCTGCACCGGGTGCTCGCCACCACCGGCCTGGAGGTCGAACTCTCCGCGTCACCGCACGCGCTCGCGGCCCGCCGTCGCGAGACCCTCGGCAATTTCCTCGACATCGCGGCCTCGTTCGCCTCCCTGGACGGTGAGGCCACGCTGCTCGCCTTCCTCGGTTTCCTGCGCACCGCCGAGCAGTACGAGAAGGGCCTGGACAACGCTCTCCCCGGAGGGGAGAACACGGTGAAGGTGCTCACCGCCCACAAGTCCAAGGGACTCGAATGGGACGTCGTCGCCGTGCCCGGACTGGTCGCCGGCCAGTTCCCGAGCACCCGTTCCCGCGAGTCCTGGACGGCCCAGGCCAAGGTGCTGCCGCATGCGCTGCGCGGTGACGCCGAGACCCTCCCGGACATCGCGGGCTGGGACGCGAGGAGCATGAAGGCGTTCAAGGAGGAGATGAAGGACCACCAGCACACGGAGGAACTCCGCCTGGGCTACGTGACCTTCACCCGCCCCCGCTCCCTCCTGCTGGGCTCGGCCCACTGGTGGGGGCCGTCCCAGAAGCGCTGCCGCGGGCCGTCCGCCTTCCTTCAAGCCCTGTACGACCACTGCGCGGCGGGCTTCGGCGAGATCGAGTCGTGGGCCGAGGAGCCGGAGGAGGACGCGGAGAACCCGGCGCTCCGCGAGGCCGCCGCGGAGCACGCCTGGCCGCTGCCGCTGGACCCGACGGCGATGTCCCGCCGCCGCGCGGCCGCGGACCTGGTGCTCGCGCACCTGAACGCCGACCCGGGGGCAGGACCGCAGACCGGTCCGGAGGCCGTCCCGGACGGCGGCGAGCCGTGGCCCGAGGAGGACCAGGACCAGGACCAGGTCCACGAGACGGCCCCCGCCCAGGACATGGACGAGCCATGGCCGGAGGAGCCCTGGCCCGATGAGCCGTCGCCCGATGAGCCGTCGCCCGATGAGCCCTGGGCCGACGAGCCCTGGCCGGAGGACCCGGATGCCTTCGGCATTTCCGACGCCGAGCCGGACGGGTCTCACGCGCCGGGTGGTTCTCACGCGCCGGGCGGGTCTCATGAGCCGGACGAGCTCGCAGACAGGGGGAGCACCCTCCTCCTCCCCGCCCAGCGCCGCCCCTCGCGCCTCACCCCCGAGGACGCTCGCACCATCGCCTCCTGGGACCGCGATCTCGAAGCCCTCACCGGTGAGCTGCGCCGCGCCCGCGCCGCCGTGCGCGACGTCGCCGTACCGCCGGCGCTGTCCGCCTCCCAGCTGCTGTGGCTCGCCGCCGACCCGGACGGCTTCGCACAGGAGCTGGCGCGCCCCATGCCGCGTCCCCCGCAGCGGGCCGCGCGCCGGGGCACGCGGTTCCACGCCTGGGTGGAGTCGAGGTTCGAGGAGCTGCCGCTGCCCATGCTCGGGCCGGACGAGTTGCCCGGCCGCGACCCGGACGACCCGGACGAGGCGGAGATCGCCGACGAGCGCGATCTCGCCGCGCTCAAGGAGGCTTTCGAGCGCACCCCGTACGCCCGCCGCGCGCCCTTCCGGGTGGAGGTGCCGGTCCAGCTCACCCTTGCGGGCCGGATCGTCAGAGGGCGGATCGACGCCGTCTACCGCGACGAGGCCACCGGTCTGTTCGAGATCGTGGACTGGAAGACCAGCCGGGGGCGCGACGCGGACCCGCTCCAGCTCGCCGTCTACCGGCTCGCCTGGGCCGAGCAGTACGGAATCCCGCCGGAATCGGTCGCCGCGGCCTTCCTGTACGTACGGACAGGGGAGATCGTCCGCCCCGACGGCCTGCCGGACCGCGCCGGCCTGGAGCGCATCCTCCTCGACGATCCGGGCACCGAGGACCCGAGCGGAGGGGACCGGAGCGGCAGGGACCCGAGCGGCGGGGACCGGAGCGCCGAGGACCCCGCCGACCGGGCGCCCGCCGAACCCGCTCCCGGCTCCGGATAG
- a CDS encoding dipeptidase, with translation MSDTPDSAVRTYIAQYRAAFLDDLAEWLRIPSVSAQPEHDADVRRSAEWLAAKLKETGFPVTEVWETAGAPAVFAEWPSGDPDAPTVLVYGHHDVQPAAREDGWHTDPFEPVVKDGRMYARGAADDKGQVFFHTLGVRAHLAATGRTAPAVNLKLLVEGEEESGSPHFRALAERNTDRLAADAVIVSDTGMWSETTPTVCTGMRGLAECEIELHGPDQDIHSGSFGGAVPNPATVAARLVAALHDENERVAIPGFYDGIAELTPAERELLAELPFDESEWLRTAASRATLGEAGYSTLERVWARPTAEVNGIGGGYQGPGGKTIIPASARLKLSFRLVSGQDTDRVEELIRSWVASLVPAGIRHEITFGGATRPCLTPLDHPALQAVARSMSRAFDGEKIRFTREGGSGPAADLQDVLGAPVLFLGISVPSDGWHAPNEKVELILLLKGVETTAHLWGELARALR, from the coding sequence ATGAGCGACACCCCGGACAGCGCCGTCCGCACGTACATAGCGCAGTACCGAGCCGCCTTCCTGGACGACCTCGCCGAGTGGCTGCGCATCCCGTCCGTGTCGGCCCAGCCGGAGCACGACGCGGACGTACGGCGCAGCGCCGAGTGGCTGGCCGCGAAGCTCAAGGAGACCGGCTTCCCGGTCACCGAGGTCTGGGAGACGGCCGGCGCCCCGGCGGTCTTCGCCGAGTGGCCGTCCGGCGACCCGGACGCCCCGACGGTCCTCGTCTACGGACACCACGACGTCCAGCCCGCCGCCCGCGAGGACGGCTGGCACACGGACCCGTTCGAGCCCGTCGTCAAGGACGGCCGGATGTACGCGCGGGGCGCGGCCGACGACAAGGGCCAGGTCTTCTTCCACACCCTGGGGGTGCGCGCCCACCTCGCCGCCACCGGCCGCACCGCCCCCGCCGTCAACCTGAAGCTCCTCGTCGAGGGCGAGGAGGAGTCCGGTTCGCCCCACTTCCGCGCCCTCGCGGAGCGGAACACGGACCGCCTCGCCGCCGACGCCGTGATCGTCTCCGACACCGGCATGTGGTCCGAGACCACCCCCACCGTGTGCACCGGTATGCGCGGCCTGGCCGAGTGCGAGATCGAGCTGCACGGCCCGGACCAGGACATCCACTCGGGTTCCTTCGGCGGCGCCGTGCCCAACCCGGCCACCGTCGCCGCCCGCCTCGTCGCTGCCCTGCACGACGAGAACGAGCGCGTCGCGATCCCCGGTTTCTACGACGGCATCGCGGAGCTGACCCCCGCCGAGCGCGAGCTCCTCGCCGAACTGCCCTTCGACGAGTCCGAGTGGCTGCGTACGGCCGCGTCACGCGCGACGCTCGGCGAGGCCGGCTACTCCACCCTGGAGCGCGTCTGGGCCCGGCCGACCGCCGAGGTCAACGGCATCGGCGGCGGCTACCAGGGCCCCGGTGGAAAGACGATCATCCCCGCGTCCGCCCGGCTGAAGCTCTCCTTCCGCCTGGTGTCGGGCCAGGACACGGACCGCGTCGAGGAGCTGATCCGCAGCTGGGTCGCCTCCCTCGTCCCGGCCGGGATCAGGCACGAGATCACCTTCGGGGGCGCGACCCGCCCCTGTCTGACACCGCTGGACCACCCCGCGCTCCAGGCGGTCGCCCGGTCCATGAGCCGTGCCTTCGACGGGGAGAAGATCCGCTTCACCCGTGAGGGCGGTTCCGGACCGGCCGCCGACCTTCAGGACGTGCTCGGTGCGCCCGTGCTGTTCCTGGGTATCTCCGTACCGTCCGACGGCTGGCACGCGCCCAACGAGAAAGTCGAACTGATCCTGCTGCTCAAGGGTGTCGAGACCACCGCCCACCTATGGGGCGAACTCGCCCGCGCCCTTCGCTGA
- the nudC gene encoding NAD(+) diphosphatase: protein MSTFNHIADTAHGGARPIGLTAPSGIDRAAHHRLDEAWLAAAWSHPSTRVFVVSGGQVLIDDTPDGGTELVMTPAFEAPPTETHRYFLGTDEDGVSYFALQKDALPGRMDQSARPAGLREAGLLLSPRDAGLMVHAVALENWQRLHRFCSRCGERTVIAAAGHIRRCPACGAEHYPRTDPAVIMLVTDEEDRALLGRQVHWPEGRFSTLAGFVEPGESIEQSVIREVYEEAGVRVGEVEYVASQPWPFPYSLMLGFMARATSSEITVDGEEIHEARWFSRDDLRAAFESGEVLPPYGISIAARLIELWYGKPLPRPGSAA, encoded by the coding sequence GTGAGCACCTTCAATCACATCGCCGACACCGCCCATGGCGGCGCGCGTCCGATCGGCCTCACCGCGCCGAGCGGCATCGACCGCGCGGCGCACCACCGACTCGACGAGGCATGGCTGGCGGCGGCGTGGAGCCACCCGAGCACCCGGGTGTTCGTGGTCTCCGGCGGACAGGTGCTCATCGACGACACCCCCGACGGGGGCACCGAACTCGTCATGACCCCCGCCTTCGAGGCCCCGCCGACCGAGACCCACCGGTACTTCCTGGGCACCGACGAGGACGGGGTCAGCTACTTCGCCCTGCAGAAGGACGCCCTGCCGGGGCGCATGGACCAGTCCGCGCGCCCCGCCGGGCTGCGCGAAGCCGGACTGCTCCTCTCCCCGCGCGACGCGGGCCTGATGGTGCACGCGGTCGCCCTGGAGAACTGGCAGCGGCTCCACCGCTTCTGCTCCCGCTGCGGCGAGCGCACGGTCATCGCGGCCGCGGGACACATCCGCCGCTGCCCGGCCTGCGGAGCCGAGCACTACCCGCGCACCGACCCGGCCGTGATCATGCTGGTCACGGACGAGGAGGACCGGGCGCTCCTCGGCCGACAGGTGCACTGGCCCGAGGGCCGCTTCTCGACGCTCGCCGGTTTCGTCGAACCCGGCGAGTCCATCGAGCAGTCCGTGATCCGCGAGGTCTACGAGGAGGCGGGCGTCCGGGTCGGCGAGGTCGAGTACGTCGCCAGCCAGCCCTGGCCGTTCCCGTACAGCCTCATGCTGGGCTTCATGGCCCGCGCCACCTCGTCGGAGATCACCGTGGACGGCGAGGAGATCCACGAGGCCCGCTGGTTCTCACGGGACGACCTGCGCGCCGCGTTCGAGTCCGGTGAGGTGCTGCCGCCCTACGGGATCTCGATCGCGGCCCGCCTCATCGAGCTCTGGTACGGCAAGCCGCTCCCCAGGCCCGGCTCGGCCGCGTGA